TTCAgaagaaaagaaagaaatatactagataaattaaaaaaagtaactgtattaaaatttattaattaatttttttactatataCTGTTATAAAAAGTTTGATAAAATAACTATTATTGttagtattattaaaattaagtgaaaaaaaaaaaaaaaaaaaaaaaaacattaaaaaatttataattattaattatattcataaacaatacatttataaataaaaaaaaaatatgtgcacatttatatatttcgtatatattaattcctcattttttgtaataataattttaaaaagtttaaacaaattaaaaaaaagtaaaagaaaaaatcattaatattttgtctttttttttttttcactctCAATTGTTGGACACATCCAGTAATTATCGGGAGCTATGTTATCATATCTAAGTGCTTCAGTAAAAATAGCTTGTGCTCTGCATTTTTTGTCCTTTATGTTAAATCCATCTTTTGGCACAATACcctaaaaacaaaaatatgtatttaaatatatattattgtgTATAATTTATTGtacatatattatttcatttttaatatttttcatttaaaatttagcataaattcttttatatttattttattatcaaaatattttttagtttgcaatattattatataagtTTTTAATGTTATCTTTATCTATAATTGCCCCCGCAACCATTCtaacatttttatctttGAAGATTGTAAGATATTTTTAGCttcattataatatatttagatTCTCTATTAAATTTTCGTTTTATTTTgatacatgtatatatatatatatatattttttttttttttttgcttcaCCATTTTTGTATGAATAAAAGAatcttttctatttttccTTTCATCGTGGTTTTTATATGTTCCATATGCATCAAATTCGGAAAAGTTCTGAACAATAATATTAGAACATCCAGGTTTTCTTTCAACCATAATTTCTGTTCTCCCACTAGATTTATCGGTTACAGTATATTTagtagaaaaatatttacttaTTTCACTATCATCAATATGTCTAGCTAGGCATCTTTTAGGAGTTAATGCATATCCCTTgtcagaaaaaaaatattttgaattactcatttcatttttttctgcattattttgtataatatcttttataatatcATTACGATAAttcatatcattttttactCTTCTGTTTCTTACAGttatatcatttataatTTCAGATTCTAAGCCTGCAAAACTTTTGTTCATTTGAGGATATTTATAATCATATGGACAAAAAACTCCATCTTTTCTACCTTTTTGTTCATCAGAACAATTATGCAAAATTTCATAAATGTTGTTACCATATGAAAAATTAGATCCATTGTATACGGATCTTTTTCTAATATCAAGATTTCTTAAACAATCCAAACGTTCAGAACTCAATCCAGCATATTGAGAAAGTTCCATCTCTTCTAAGAAAATGCTTacaagaaattaaaaataagtaattttaagaattactagcaaaataattaaacagaacaagaaaaaaaaaaaaaaaattaaaaacaaaattgaAAACAAAAGGTAAATAAAAAGAggtatttataaaaaaatagagaaaTAATTAGATATATAAGGGAAAATTTAGatacaaaatatattaaaaagatatCGAAATTTTAGTATTgtaaactttaaaaaaagatatatatgtaatatctatttatttattaacaataaaatataagtaaaaaaacataaaaaaaaaaaaaatatatagttatataatttatattacacCTAaacaaatttaataattaaaaatttctatgacaaaagaaattttaaaaagtattaaggaagaaataaaaaactagttaaaaaaagccacatttgaaataataatatgatctgtttagtatttttttttttaagtatttttaGTTAACCTTACGGTgcttttacattttttttacaagaAATTCAAAATTCAACAAGTAGAATATTAATGATgttgtttttttttcccttCTTTCTTGTTTGGATATTTAACATTTTTGCTTACACACAGAGAAGGTTCCATgtgctttattttttttttttttttccgtTGCATGTAGGTGCAATTTTTTAACATtaccttaaaaaaaaaaaaaatatattaacatGATCGTGCACATGAACACAAAGATCCACACACacatcataaaaaaaatgttcatATTATCTCACCCTTATTGCTTCgaaaattaatttatgtGAAAACAATTGATGAAAAATACActgaaaaaaagaacaatAATAGTTTTTATTCATTGAAAATTCATTGAAACtcctttttttatgataactGATAAttagatataataaaaataacattaacatataaataattattgaagaaagaaaatataattatattccttacatgaaaaatataagtacCTTTATTATAAAgacaaatattaaaaagatattGCTTATCTCAAAAATACCctgttttctttttctttttttttcttgttatCTCTATATTTCAATATATGTGATTAATGTAAAATATGAACATATACTTTAAATCATaattaggaaaaaaaaacatatgccaccaaaataatatatatagaagaaaaagaataataacaGTACAACTGCTCACAATTTTTTGGTTAAAGATgaggaaaaattaaaaaaataatttcttttaatttaaataaaatttctgtaacatataattatttaaaataataatcctatgagaatataattatttttttttaatttttaaaaagagcaaaaatttatatatttcatatgaaaaaaaattttgaaaacttaaaaatatatatatatatatatactatataaaaaaaaataaaaattatagtgTTTCgcatataaaattattattagtgTGACAACACATATCAGCAGCAATATTCATAGCTTTATAAGCTATATCTTTGGCACTCAAATTTTCAATATCATACAATGCTCTTGCAGCTGCTATAGCATAGGGGCCTCCTGATCCTGTACCTAGAACATTTCCTGATGGTTCTAGAACATCACCATTTCCAGTTACTTCTAATAGATTATCTTTGTCAGCTACTATTAAAACTGCTTCTAAATGTCTTAGGTATCTGTCAGTTCTCCATAATTTAGCCAATTCAACACAACTTCTCAAAAGTTGatctatataattataaaaaagaaaaaaataatacaaatatatatataatataattttatatatattgaaattaaatgaaatatctaacaaaatttaatttttttttattttcaaatgaaaaatttacttGGATACTCATCTATTTTTGTTTCAAATTTATCTAGCAAAGTAAAACAATCTGCAGTAGCCCCAGCAAAACccattaaaatattatccTTTAATctccttattttttttgcatttCCTTTAACTATCTAATCCATGGAAAATtattgatataaataaaaagaagtGAATAATATgtaagataaataaaaaatttagtatGTCATTAGAAGCAATATCATATTGTTATCATGCAgacaaattttttaattaaataatgaatatatatattaattattacataaaaatagaagTAATTAAAGTTTCAGGTAAAAgcataaaagaagaaatataaTAGGAAAGGAAATTaaactatataaaaaaactatgtatgaaaataacaataataataaaatcaaaatttATATGTAAATTTAAAGATTAAATCAGatcaattttaattatagtgtaaaaaaggaaaaaaaataaaaaatatattaaatgtaacaaaataatatatctcattaaaatatgaaaaaataaaatataaaccATTGTCCCTTGAGAAACCATTCCATCACCAATTAaacactaaaaaaaataaaataacaattaattagtaatgttaaaatttttctatttaattCATGAAGTGTATGGTTTTAGAACAATAAACTTATTTTTTAGATATGTTACAttcttttattcttttattctcattttatttattcgtatattttatattttttttttttttttaatttaccaCTTCATTGTTTTTTCGTACGCATAATATGGTAGTTCCATAACGAggaattattaattttcgGTTGTCAGAGAAATAATTtctctaaaaaaataaaatataaattatatttaataaaaattaggAAGGAGTAATACTAATAAAAAGCTATTTAAAATTACTAATACAGTTTTGGTTAATGATTTTTGAGTGTTATTTAATTTTGAGAAGTATctaataaacattttttcttttatttaataaattactGTAAAAGGAAGAAGTTTAAAAACTTGAAATATATTACAAAATATTATGGgcatatctttttttaaaagaatgaacatataaatttaaacaaAAGAGATACGTATacgtataaaaaaaaaaaaaaatatatatacataagttaatatataaaaaggtaAAGAAATGCAAACaaatttttgtataaatatgagaaatacaaaaataattatacacaaaaaaaaaatttatttaaagaaaaaaaaatatatatttgaatttttatactcatttaaaaaaaaaaaaaaaaaaaatgatgaatgcatatgaatttttacttttggtttgtaattaaaataataattaataaagaatttaaaaaaaggaacATAAAATTccataaaaaattagtaaatatatagaaccttttttttgattaattttaactttaatttttttttttttgtaaggAATCTATGAATTTTGTTGGCAACAAAAtattaagtatatatatatatatttatttgtatatttatatatttatttatattttaatttaataaggTGAAATTGTTTTTACAATTAcgagaataataataaaaattattaataatagtagaatgttaaataaaaatttgtaggtatataatttattctgGTTTTGTATACattattttactatttttctttatttactaaattaaataaaactgCGACAGTAATATCTTGAATgaaattaactttttttttattaaaattttatactttttaaaaatgaatgcatatttatatttgaaGATACCATTTATTGTAATTATCAAACATATTCTTGttgtattttaatatattcaagctatatatatgattataATCCATATGCTGCAAACATATTAGCCATATTAATTAAGgtattttcttcatctaaAAAGAGcctataatttatataacaatcattttgtttaatttcattaataataCTTATTTTTGCATCATCTTCATATTCGAGAGCCAAGTTTGGAAATTCTATTAAATAAGAAAGAGTTTTAATAGTAGGTACATAGAAatcaattatattttctccatattttaatgtttttataGTATAACAGTTAAATATATCCCATATTCTTATGCCATCTTTGGCTAAAGATATCATTActtgttttttattatttacataacATTTTATAACTTCATTTTTATGACCTAAAAATACTGTAAAATCTTTCAAATTAAGATATGATTCATTTTCATTGtcattttttgaaatttcattttctttaaaattagaaaatttatcttcattttttttttttattatctgtACATAATCTCCATATTCCTTCAATTTAATATCTTCCctgttttttatatctttcatattattttcactATTTTTGCTAAATTCAACAAATGGGATacgaaaaattttatttcctttACATACGTATAAGTGAGTGTTAAAGGGTTCATTTGAACAAATATAAGTACAATGTTCTGTTTTCGTTTTTAAGATATGTACAgctttttttgattttaaaCCAAAAATATGTAAGTTTCCATTGCTTGCTAATGATATTAAGGTATAATATGTATGATATATATTTGGAGTTACCGAAATAATTTGTCTTATACTAGCATTTATAGTGTGTTGATATAATAGCATaggtttaattttttttttccttaataCATCATTGAAATTATACACATGAATAATATTATCATCActgtatgtatatataacatttaatATTTGATCAATCAATACATCTTTAACTGCACCAAAATGTGCTTGAaaagaatttattaaaaatccTGATATTGATGaccatacatatatatttcctATTTTGTCACCTCCAaagattattttttcatttttcgtTAATTTAATAACATTCAAATGCACTCGTACGAATTTCGTATAAATTGGAGCATTTTTTGCAGATAAGTATTgtgatataatttttctattagcATTCAAAACAATGAAATTTCCATTATTaagcatatatattttcttttctttatcttttattgAATCTTCAAACTTATTTTCACATCTTTCGTTATCTAAATTTACTAAAAGTATTTCATTGTTATCATAAACtaacattattttattatgttcCATTTTGTTActtatgttttatttttcttatgttgttatttttatttttacactATTTATTTAgttctatttattttttaattatttaactaattttattttatattgttttattaattttatatccCTTTTTTTCTGATTCTTGGTATAAACCAATcacaattaaaaatatgtattttatgttattttttttttactctcTTTGCTTCAATAAAGATGTATTTATTAATCTAATATGTAAAATTTATtccatatttaaaaaaaacattattaaatttatatcaaATACTTAAAAGAACTTAAAatgacaattttttttaattaatgtttaaaaaaaaaaaaaaaattggcaCAAGCATTTCActtaatgattttttttagaactattattttattttttttaataattttaatattataattgttAATATCAaccaaaatgaaaataaaaaaacaaaatgatttttttttttttcgtaaaCGTTTTTTActtgaaatttaaaaataatttagtctatgatttttatttctttcaattaaaaaaattaaaatagaacaattaacttttaaataaataggGACTGTTACATTTTAactataagaaaaattaaaaatactattttataaatttctttcTCCATATGTGATGTTTTGTGACTGAAGATAAAGTTTTATAACAAAAACTTCAAAATATCTTTTCAACGTGGAGGCTTTTATATGAAgattaaaatatgtattatgataacaaaattaataatagctACTACTTTTGTTACTTCTGTAAATGAagaatttttatgtaaaattatttgagtaaaatattttctcttttaaaaatgtatataccTACATAATAAAGAACAATATGgacttaaaaaaattatgtataaaTTCTTAAAGTGAGTAATTTTAGGAAATTTTActacaaatataaataaaatgatagATTCAATTCTACATTATATACTTTATAAATAAGtgttatatgtttttttatcttttttatttatcaacCAAAAAACATTAATCCTACTTAAACGTTATTTATTtagttaaaatatattttttttttttattaaaaataaaataagaatagtATTTGTATTTTGTAAtatataagaattttttttttctaataaaaaaaataatgaatagtACTAGACTACGTCACATTGAAAAtgcattaaataattttaattttgtaaCTCCTTTGGATATTTATATGcgtttatattttaaaagtaataaCATAAAGAATAAAGACAAACCTTATATTTCAGAACAtgtttataatataataaaaaataaaactcttttatcatatttatctTCACCCATTTCATTATATACCAATATAATTAAGACTTATTTTTCATCTGacaagtaaaaatattaaaaaaagtaaatatagtATATTTTTGTTCTATCCTTTatgaagaaagaaaaaatgaaacattGAAAtacttttacttttttttttttttatcttatagATGGAAATATGAAATGAACAACGAGAAAATCCCCGCACATATAAGATACTCATTTCCAAAGGAATTATATgatcaattaataaattgcTATGGTGAAAAGAGAAGTATTACTTTAATGTCTATCTTGAACGAAAAAGCACCAGTTTTTTTACGGgttaacaataataaaatatcaaGAAATgagttatataaaatattaatcaGCAAAGGAATATCAGTTGAAAAATGTGTAAATTCTCAACATGGATTATTACTGACAAAAAACCAAATACTGAAAAATATtcatgaatataaaaaaggataCTTTGAGATCCAAGATGAAGCTAGCCAAATAGTTAGCTCTAAAATACCTGTAAAACCAGGTTATAAAGTACTTGATTATTGTGCAGGTTCAGGTGGAAAAACATTAGCTTTTGCAAATTATATGGAAAATACtggaaaaatatatttacatgACATAAGAGATAAGATGTTATCACAAGCAAAAATTAGATTAAGAAGAGCTGGAATTCAAAATTACATCCTTTTAAATTCtaatcatattttattaaaaaaattatttggaTATATGGATACAGTAATTGTTGATGCACCCTGTACAGGTACTGGTGCATTAAGAAGAAATCCagaaatgaaatataaatttacaaATAGTAAGTTGTATGATTATGTAAATTTACAAAGgcaaatttttgaaaaagcTTTGCTGtaccttaaaaaaaatggaaaaattgtatatataaCATGTAGCATATTAGATGCTGAAAATGTTCATCAAGTTAAATACTTTTGTCAGAAACATAATTTGTATTTATCTGAGCCACCATTTCATTCGTTACCTCAATCAAAATCAATGGATGGCTTTTTTTTAGCTATTTTTGAAAGAAAAGAGTGATAATAATGcagaatttttattattcttttaattttttatttccttcTTTATGGTGTTTTGTTGAATTTTAATGCTTTAACGAATTAAAGTACAAAGTTaaggaaaaattaaatatttctaagagttttttttttggtaaattttaaatatgatGTAGtacaaattataataaatgttattttattgtttGTATACATTTCATATTAaacttttcatttattttaagaTATGTTTATGACTTATTCTATCCCTATTTTACGGTTATTTAGTTTCATACgacatataaatatacacTCGTTTCTATAATATAATActtcaaataatataaattatactaATTCTAACactttaaattaattttttttttttttttttgtaatttatatataattataacaactaatattatttaatttctaaaattcctaaatattttaaaatgaaatttttatattatcatttataaattttattattagtgatataaaaacatttttaattccaattttttttttaaatattagtatatttaactaaaataaaaaaaaatacatttaaagaaatagcataattttttttttttttaaatatctcttcttaaatatttaatcAAAATAAATGTCCATTTACATATAATTTCTAccttaattattttaattttactaaaTTTGTAGATTTTTTAGCatgattatatattatttattttaattatatatttataaaaataatataatgctgtattaacaaatatataataaatttaatataattaaaatttcattttataataaacttttttctataaaaatataaatacttttacatatatttagtaaaaaagaagaaatcaacttttttctacttttttataaaattttgttttttcattGTTTATATAATAGTTTAATAATTTGATTCAATCCTTTATAAATCTAATAATTAAATCTACAATCTTTtccaattttatttttagaaaacatttttcaaaatatattgaaACATAATgcaatttataattttatttcattagaattgtatatttatttaaatatttgtaaTATCCATACATATACAAAATAATtcaatcttttttttttttttttaaattaaaatttgtaGATAATTATCTTTCAGAAAAAATGTAGAAACAAACTAAATTtccaaaatataaatttttactctttaatgaaaatgtttaatatacataataatatttaaaaaaaaaaaaaacttaagatttgaatttttctatcaaaaaatttttttcccAAAAATACTTATATATTAGTGattataattcattaaaatttaaaaatttacaatCTTTTATCttgaaaattattaatttttccttgtataatatttttttgctCCATtctattgtttttattattattgttatattGTTTATACTAATATTTTAACTATGGttgttattattactaataaagatactttttttttttaactcttgttaaaaattacatttatGCAAGCTTATGGCataaataacatttttattaatttttaattaataattagtGCTGATGTGtcgaagaaaaatataaattttttttttttttggttttttttttttttttctttgtttaaatttatcttattttattatatttcattctttctttttttttttttcctaaatATAAAGTatgtttaattttataaatatagcaattttaatatatgtatttctTTCCGAATGAAAGTTTTAAatatgttaattttttttttcctttttattttttatatatacatacataaaaattttatttaattatgtatttataaaaaaaaaaaaaatacatatatatataatatatatattttcttgcatttgtataaatattttcatttaaaatataataaaataattttaaggtataaattttattgtttaaattatagtgtgtatttttttatagtatatatatatacttttaattcatagattatatttatataagaaggaaaaagaaaaaaaaattattatgtatttttactaatatttttatgctcatttttttttttatgaatataggtgtttatatatatatttaaagtaCTTATTTTACGATGaatgaattaataatttttgatACGAATCATTCAAAATCAATAAATGATTGTGAATTGGATTATTACAGCAAAAAATTAGCAACCTGTTCCAGCGACAATAcagtaaaaatatttgatgTAAGTCTTTCAAAAGACCCTGTGTGTATAGCCGAAATAAAAGATCATAGTTCGGCTGTTTGGAAAGTATGCTGGTCACATCCAAAATATGGAAGTCTTTTAGCTAGCTGTTCATATGATAAAAgtgtaattatttataaagaagtaagtgtaaataaatatgaaatgatatatttaaataatgaacaCAAAAGTAGTGTCAACTATATTGAATGGTCCCCACATGAATATGGCCTGCATTTGGGGTGTGCAAGTTCAGATGGGCATATTAGTATAATTTCatattatatgaataaagATACTAACGAAGGGTATTGGAATAAAAATAGCATAAAAGCTCATCTGAATGGAACAACGTGCTTAAGTTGGGAAAAACCTTATAATTCCTTaccaaataataaaaatctaAATGATACTgattttataaattcatttaaattagtATCGGGGGGATATGACAACCAAGTCATTATTTGGATGTTTGATAATAACACAAAAgaatttcataaaatttttcagATGAACGACAAACCACACAATTCAGCTATAAAAGATGTTTCTTGGAGAcctaatataaataattcaaCAAATATCATTGCTTCTTGttcagaagaaaaaatagttaTATTATGGGTAGAAGATATAAGCAATAACAGATGGAAAAATGGTCAAGtcataaaattaaaacacaaaattcataaaataagTTGGTCACCAAATGGTACAATTTTAGCAATAGCTTGTAGTGACGAAAATGCTTATTTATATAAGGAAAATATGGAAGGAGTATGGGAAGAAATATGTAATTTAACTGATGACAATTCTTTATCAGATtcctttaatttattaaatgaaacaaataaaaataatttcccTATTAATCAAGAtaatatatctttaaaaaataatgcacAACTTGATGAATATAATACTTCATATGTAAACGAAAATACAAACACTTCAAACATCAATGTGAATTAtccaaataaaaatatttatgtagaTAACCCACATCAattaaattatcaaaataacGATTCTTTTAATTCCTTTTCTCAAGCAAATTATGGAGCAAATACAAATTCACTCAATGCTCAATACGGAAATTCATTTACACAATcaaatatgaatataaataattcatttcAGGGTAATCAAGTACAAAATAAccctaaaaaaaatatgccaATACAAAATAATCAAACACAGAACATGCCAAGCACATTTCAAAATAACAATTATGGTCAAGCCCCTTCATCAACAGTTCCAATAAACTCTAACATTCATAATTTTAAGAATAATACAAATCAACAAAATTCATCGCAAAACTATTTAATGAtgcaaaacaaaaaaaatagcaCAAGTGTTACGTCAAATATAAACAGTTTACAAGTGGGTATACCACCACCACCACCACCTCCTCCTCTTCCTCCATCTGCACAAAACAGTTCATATGTAGATTCGAATTTCCCATCTCAACAATTACCAAATTCTTCGACTAATTCACATCAGCCTAATTCTACTTCATCATACTTTGCTCAACCATCACCACCATTAAATTCAGTAGCAACAACAAATTCAATGATAAATAAACCTAATTTTTCACCACCTTCACAAGTATCAACTGGTTTTACACCACCTCAACTCCCAAATTTTCCAAAAGCAGCTACATCCTCAGTACAACATCCTTCTTTTTCAAATATTAATGCAAATAATACCAATTTCACACCAACTTCTCAGATACCAACAAATTTCCCTAAATCATCTAATTCAATACAATCATCtcaatttcaaaatattaacTCTAATAAAACTAATTTTAATGCACAACCTCCTCCACCACCACCACCACCACCTCCATATTCTTCCACATCACCTACACAAACAAACATTGCAAAaggtataaataaaaaaaatagtttttctaattttaattcTAATGTGAATCAAACAAATATACCTCCCGTAAACTCTGTTTTACAACCtacaaaaaatatgaattctAATTTTCCTCAGATGAGTTATCATCCGCCCCCCCCACCCCCACTAAATGCAGTAAATGAAAACATTTTAAAACCAACTAATCAATTTAATTATcctaattataatattccaGCACATCAAAATACAAATGTAAATAACTAAAGAACAATaatatcaaaaataaaaaataaaagacaaaggaaaaataaaaggagGTATCTATATGAACAGTATTACTTTATC
The sequence above is drawn from the Plasmodium relictum strain SGS1 genome assembly, chromosome: 14 genome and encodes:
- the SPM2 gene encoding subpellicular microtubule protein 2, putative codes for the protein MELSQYAGLSSERLDCLRNLDIRKRSVYNGSNFSYGNNIYEILHNCSDEQKGRKDGVFCPYDYKYPQMNKSFAGLESEIINDITVRNRRVKNDMNYRNDIIKDIIQNNAEKNEMSNSKYFFSDKGYALTPKRCLARHIDDSEISKYFSTKYTVTDKSSGRTEIMVERKPGCSNIIVQNFSEFDAYGTYKNHDERKNRKDSFIHTKMGIVPKDGFNIKDKKCRAQAIFTEALRYDNIAPDNYWMCPTIESEKKKKTKY
- the ClpQ gene encoding ATP-dependent protease subunit ClpQ, putative; the protein is MFIRYFSKLNNTQKSLTKTVLRNYFSDNRKLIIPRYGTTILCVRKNNEVCLIGDGMVSQGTMIVKGNAKKIRRLKDNILMGFAGATADCFTLLDKFETKIDEYPNQLLRSCVELAKLWRTDRYLRHLEAVLIVADKDNLLEVTGNGDVLEPSGNVLGTGSGGPYAIAAARALYDIENLSAKDIAYKAMNIAADMCCHTNNNFICETL
- a CDS encoding WD-repeat protein, putative; this translates as MEHNKIMLVYDNNEILLVNLDNERCENKFEDSIKDKEKKIYMLNNGNFIVLNANRKIISQYLSAKNAPIYTKFVRVHLNVIKLTKNEKIIFGGDKIGNIYVWSSISGFLINSFQAHFGAVKDVLIDQILNVIYTYSDDNIIHVYNFNDVLRKKKIKPMLLYQHTINASIRQIISVTPNIYHTYYTLISLASNGNLHIFGLKSKKAVHILKTKTEHCTYICSNEPFNTHLYVCKGNKIFRIPFVEFSKNSENNMKDIKNREDIKLKEYGDYVQIIKKKNEDKFSNFKENEISKNDNENESYLNLKDFTVFLGHKNEVIKCYVNNKKQVMISLAKDGIRIWDIFNCYTIKTLKYGENIIDFYVPTIKTLSYLIEFPNLALEYEDDAKISIINEIKQNDCYINYRLFLDEENTLINMANMFAAYGL
- a CDS encoding sun-family protein, putative; the encoded protein is MNSTRLRHIENALNNFNFVTPLDIYMRLYFKSNNIKNKDKPYISEHVYNIIKNKTLLSYLSSPISLYTNIIKTYFSSDKWKYEMNNEKIPAHIRYSFPKELYDQLINCYGEKRSITLMSILNEKAPVFLRVNNNKISRNELYKILISKGISVEKCVNSQHGLLLTKNQILKNIHEYKKGYFEIQDEASQIVSSKIPVKPGYKVLDYCAGSGGKTLAFANYMENTGKIYLHDIRDKMLSQAKIRLRRAGIQNYILLNSNHILLKKLFGYMDTVIVDAPCTGTGALRRNPEMKYKFTNSKLYDYVNLQRQIFEKALLYLKKNGKIVYITCSILDAENVHQVKYFCQKHNLYLSEPPFHSLPQSKSMDGFFLAIFERKE
- the SEC13 gene encoding protein transport protein SEC13, putative is translated as MNELIIFDTNHSKSINDCELDYYSKKLATCSSDNTVKIFDVSLSKDPVCIAEIKDHSSAVWKVCWSHPKYGSLLASCSYDKSVIIYKEVSVNKYEMIYLNNEHKSSVNYIEWSPHEYGLHLGCASSDGHISIISYYMNKDTNEGYWNKNSIKAHLNGTTCLSWEKPYNSLPNNKNLNDTDFINSFKLVSGGYDNQVIIWMFDNNTKEFHKIFQMNDKPHNSAIKDVSWRPNINNSTNIIASCSEEKIVILWVEDISNNRWKNGQVIKLKHKIHKISWSPNGTILAIACSDENAYLYKENMEGVWEEICNLTDDNSLSDSFNLLNETNKNNFPINQDNISLKNNAQLDEYNTSYVNENTNTSNINVNYPNKNIYVDNPHQLNYQNNDSFNSFSQANYGANTNSLNAQYGNSFTQSNMNINNSFQGNQVQNNPKKNMPIQNNQTQNMPSTFQNNNYGQAPSSTVPINSNIHNFKNNTNQQNSSQNYLMMQNKKNSTSVTSNINSLQVGIPPPPPPPPLPPSAQNSSYVDSNFPSQQLPNSSTNSHQPNSTSSYFAQPSPPLNSVATTNSMINKPNFSPPSQVSTGFTPPQLPNFPKAATSSVQHPSFSNINANNTNFTPTSQIPTNFPKSSNSIQSSQFQNINSNKTNFNAQPPPPPPPPPPYSSTSPTQTNIAKGINKKNSFSNFNSNVNQTNIPPVNSVLQPTKNMNSNFPQMSYHPPPPPPLNAVNENILKPTNQFNYPNYNIPAHQNTNVNN